A genomic segment from Bradyrhizobium sp. ISRA430 encodes:
- a CDS encoding DsrE family protein, producing MILLILNDPPYGTERTYNALRLSLALAKSDPAITVTVFLMADAVVAAKLGQKTPDGYYNVERMLKGVLAGKGQVLLCGTCMDARGLTDAEMINGARRSTMAELATLTASAEKVLVF from the coding sequence GTGATTCTGCTGATACTGAACGATCCGCCCTACGGCACCGAGCGGACCTACAACGCCTTGCGCCTCTCCCTCGCTCTCGCAAAGAGCGATCCTGCGATCACGGTGACGGTCTTCTTGATGGCTGACGCGGTAGTGGCCGCGAAGTTGGGCCAGAAGACGCCAGACGGCTACTACAACGTGGAGCGCATGCTGAAGGGCGTTCTCGCGGGCAAAGGGCAAGTCCTGCTTTGCGGCACCTGCATGGACGCCCGCGGGCTCACTGATGCCGAGATGATCAATGGCGCGAGACGCAGCACCATGGCCGAACTCGCGACC
- a CDS encoding SHOCT domain-containing protein, translating to MMGWGGGWYAMIFGPLFMILFLGLLVALAVVLARWLGGPWPGTYPPNQLPPARTPLDILKERFARGEIDKTEFEDRRRVLGE from the coding sequence ATGATGGGCTGGGGCGGAGGCTGGTACGCCATGATCTTCGGTCCGTTGTTCATGATCCTCTTTCTCGGGCTCCTTGTTGCCCTCGCGGTTGTACTTGCTCGCTGGCTGGGCGGCCCGTGGCCAGGGACATATCCGCCAAACCAATTGCCGCCTGCCCGCACGCCGCTCGATATTCTCAAGGAGCGCTTTGCGCGTGGCGAGATCGACAAGACGGAATTCGAGGACCGGCGACGCGTCCTCGGCGAATAA
- a CDS encoding MFS transporter, with translation MSEAVSASQAATSVRLGLKENWPQFALLVLINAFVGGMVGIERTVVPLIGAEEFRVETTTFVMSFIVSFGVVKACANLVSGQLADNWGRKRVLVLGWLAGLPVPFMIIWAPSWTWVIAANALLGINQGFAWSMTVIMKIDLVGPKSRGLAVGLNEFAGYLAVGVTAYLTGYIASEYGLRPAPIYLGVAYAILGLALSILLVRDTREHVRLETAGHARQAAPISFKEIFLLTSFRDRNLFAASQAGLVNNLNDGMSWGIFPLFFVSFGLSVERIGVLKAVYPAVWGILQVATGPLSDRWGRKGLIAAGMWIQAAGLFLTAATSHFEWWLVGSLLLGVGTAMVYPSLIAAVSDASHPSWRARSLSVYRFWRDLGYAIGALSAGIIADRFGLAAAIVSIAALTFISGAAVAVLMRERAAGSVDLAQNAGRPAE, from the coding sequence ATGAGCGAAGCCGTATCCGCGTCACAAGCGGCCACATCGGTCAGGCTGGGACTGAAGGAGAACTGGCCGCAATTCGCGCTACTCGTCCTCATCAACGCTTTCGTCGGCGGCATGGTCGGGATCGAGCGCACCGTCGTGCCGCTGATCGGTGCCGAGGAATTCAGGGTCGAGACGACCACGTTTGTCATGTCCTTCATCGTCAGCTTCGGCGTCGTGAAGGCGTGCGCCAATCTGGTGTCCGGGCAACTCGCCGACAACTGGGGGCGCAAGCGTGTCCTCGTCCTGGGCTGGCTCGCCGGGCTGCCGGTGCCGTTCATGATCATTTGGGCGCCGAGCTGGACGTGGGTCATTGCCGCAAACGCGCTTCTCGGCATCAACCAGGGTTTTGCCTGGTCGATGACCGTGATCATGAAGATCGATCTGGTTGGGCCGAAGTCGCGCGGACTCGCTGTCGGCCTGAACGAGTTCGCCGGCTATCTCGCGGTCGGCGTGACCGCCTATCTCACCGGGTACATTGCGTCGGAATACGGGCTGCGGCCGGCGCCGATCTACCTCGGCGTTGCCTACGCGATCCTCGGCTTGGCCCTCTCCATTCTGCTGGTGCGCGACACGCGCGAGCATGTGCGGTTGGAGACGGCGGGGCACGCCCGGCAGGCCGCTCCAATCAGCTTCAAGGAGATATTCCTCCTCACCTCCTTCAGGGATCGCAACCTGTTCGCGGCGTCCCAGGCCGGCCTCGTCAACAACCTCAACGACGGCATGAGCTGGGGCATCTTCCCGCTGTTCTTCGTGTCCTTTGGTCTTTCGGTCGAACGCATCGGGGTCCTGAAGGCGGTCTACCCGGCAGTCTGGGGCATCCTGCAGGTCGCCACGGGTCCTCTGTCCGACCGCTGGGGCCGCAAGGGCCTGATCGCAGCCGGCATGTGGATTCAGGCCGCCGGCCTGTTCCTGACGGCCGCGACCAGTCACTTCGAGTGGTGGCTGGTCGGCAGCCTGCTGCTCGGTGTCGGTACGGCCATGGTGTATCCGAGCCTGATCGCCGCGGTGTCCGATGCCTCGCATCCGAGCTGGCGGGCGCGCTCGCTCAGCGTCTACCGCTTCTGGCGCGATCTCGGCTACGCGATCGGGGCGCTGTCGGCGGGCATTATCGCGGACAGATTTGGACTTGCAGCAGCGATCGTTTCGATCGCCGCCCTGACGTTCATCTCCGGCGCCGCCGTGGCTGTCTTGATGCGCGAACGTGCGGCTGGCTCGGTTGACCTGGCGCAAAACGCGGGCCGACCGGCGGAGTAG
- a CDS encoding MBL fold metallo-hydrolase encodes MILRQFLHSEPIGISYLFGCGGKAAGAVVDPVGDIQPYLQAADNAGMRIHFVIDTHVHADHLSAGRALADAAGASYVLSSNAGVLFPFKGVGDGDVLTLGNVTATVLHTPGHTPEHICILVTDRTRANEPWFVLTGHTLMVGDLGRTELAASAEEGAKQLFRSVRKLKGLPDYVEVLPGAYAGSVCGRRLSGKPWSTIGFEKRHNQALVIADEAEFVRFMVAEIPPAPPEAAKIRAANSGVTAAAA; translated from the coding sequence ATGATCCTCCGCCAGTTCTTGCATAGCGAGCCCATCGGCATTTCCTACCTCTTCGGCTGCGGCGGCAAGGCGGCCGGCGCGGTCGTCGACCCTGTCGGCGACATCCAGCCCTATCTGCAAGCCGCCGACAATGCCGGCATGCGCATTCACTTCGTCATCGACACGCATGTTCATGCCGACCACCTCTCGGCGGGACGGGCTCTCGCGGACGCAGCGGGGGCGTCCTACGTGCTCTCATCGAACGCGGGTGTGTTGTTTCCGTTCAAGGGGGTTGGCGACGGCGACGTCCTTACGCTTGGCAACGTCACGGCGACCGTTCTCCACACGCCGGGTCACACACCCGAGCACATCTGCATTCTTGTGACCGACCGGACGCGCGCGAACGAGCCCTGGTTCGTCCTGACCGGCCACACTCTGATGGTCGGCGATCTCGGCCGTACCGAGCTCGCCGCCAGCGCCGAAGAAGGCGCCAAGCAACTGTTCCGCAGCGTGCGCAAGCTGAAGGGCTTGCCTGATTACGTCGAGGTACTGCCCGGCGCCTATGCGGGTTCGGTTTGCGGCCGTCGGCTGAGCGGCAAGCCGTGGTCCACGATCGGCTTCGAGAAGCGGCACAACCAGGCCTTAGTGATCGCGGACGAGGCCGAATTCGTCCGGTTCATGGTCGCCGAGATTCCACCGGCCCCGCCGGAGGCCGCGAAGATCAGAGCCGCCAATTCAGGCGTCACTGCTGCTGCGGCCTGA
- a CDS encoding metalloregulator ArsR/SmtB family transcription factor, with product MSSAGPKHAIYENLAEVAQALGHPHRLELLEHLAQRVRSVEELSARAHLTFANTSRHLQILRRARLVETERRGKHVLYRLAGDTEVVALMKALGRVGERNVAEIGRVVTDYFHARDALEPVSRDDLVARLHDDLVTVLDVRPDDEFALGHLPGALNIPLGELERRLGELPKGREVVAYCRGPYCVLSFEAVATLRAQGYRVRRLEDGYPEWKAAGLPVEALA from the coding sequence GTGTCAAGTGCCGGACCGAAACACGCGATTTATGAGAACCTCGCCGAGGTGGCGCAGGCGTTGGGCCATCCGCATCGGCTTGAATTATTGGAGCATCTCGCCCAGCGGGTGCGCAGCGTCGAGGAGCTGTCGGCCCGCGCCCATCTGACGTTCGCCAACACCTCGCGCCACCTGCAGATCCTCAGGCGTGCACGCCTCGTCGAGACGGAGCGTCGCGGTAAACATGTTCTCTATCGCCTGGCCGGCGATACCGAAGTGGTCGCGCTGATGAAGGCGCTAGGTCGGGTCGGCGAGCGGAATGTCGCCGAGATCGGCCGCGTCGTGACCGACTACTTCCACGCCCGCGACGCGCTCGAACCGGTCTCGCGAGATGATCTGGTCGCAAGATTGCACGACGATCTGGTCACCGTGCTCGATGTCCGTCCTGATGACGAGTTCGCTCTTGGCCATCTGCCGGGCGCGCTCAACATCCCGCTTGGCGAACTGGAACGACGGCTCGGCGAACTTCCGAAGGGGCGCGAGGTGGTCGCCTACTGCCGCGGCCCCTACTGCGTCCTTTCGTTCGAAGCGGTCGCAACGCTCCGGGCCCAAGGCTATCGCGTCCGCCGGCTCGAGGACGGCTATCCCGAATGGAAAGCCGCCGGCCTGCCGGTCGAAGCCCTCGCTTGA
- a CDS encoding nucleoside phosphorylase: MDDKPHRAEAAWPIVGLKDHNAPSVFRPEALLREARRQRQLPLATVPELCVLDPDGDVVRHLKRTGAGRVHEGWACYHTELLAFDLDGLGEVGIVGCAVGAPFAVLVAEQLFASGCRLLVSVTSAGQITPIGPTPYFVLIDRALRDEGTSYHYLPGSTFAEAPDASLLTNVEQAGWALPGITMHRGATWTTDAPYRETEAAISRARDLGALAVEMEAAALYAFSAKSGSPVVCFAHVTNAMAQTEGDFEKGEADGAKATLAVVAAAIRGWSATPRPS; encoded by the coding sequence ATGGATGATAAGCCTCATCGCGCAGAAGCCGCGTGGCCGATTGTCGGCCTCAAGGACCACAACGCGCCCTCGGTCTTTCGGCCCGAAGCGCTGTTGAGGGAGGCGCGCCGGCAGAGGCAATTGCCGCTCGCCACTGTCCCGGAGCTTTGCGTCCTCGATCCGGACGGTGACGTCGTCCGTCACCTCAAGCGGACCGGCGCCGGCCGTGTCCATGAAGGCTGGGCCTGCTATCACACGGAGCTTCTTGCCTTCGATCTCGACGGCTTGGGCGAGGTTGGGATCGTCGGCTGCGCCGTGGGCGCGCCGTTCGCCGTGCTGGTCGCCGAGCAACTTTTCGCGTCCGGCTGCCGGCTGCTCGTCAGCGTCACGTCAGCCGGACAAATCACTCCGATCGGGCCGACGCCGTACTTCGTGCTCATCGACCGCGCGCTGCGCGACGAGGGGACGAGCTATCATTACCTACCGGGCTCGACCTTCGCCGAAGCACCTGACGCGTCGCTACTCACGAATGTCGAGCAGGCCGGGTGGGCTCTGCCGGGCATCACGATGCATCGGGGCGCAACGTGGACGACCGATGCCCCCTATCGCGAGACCGAGGCCGCCATCTCGCGAGCGCGGGATCTGGGCGCGCTCGCCGTCGAGATGGAGGCCGCCGCTCTCTATGCCTTCAGCGCGAAGAGCGGCAGTCCCGTCGTCTGTTTTGCGCACGTCACGAATGCGATGGCGCAGACGGAAGGCGATTTCGAGAAGGGCGAGGCCGATGGCGCGAAGGCGACGCTTGCGGTTGTCGCTGCCGCGATTCGGGGATGGTCAGCTACTCCTAGGCCAAGTTGA
- a CDS encoding LysR family transcriptional regulator, whose protein sequence is MKHQDASETNLLEPRLLRLFDALFATGSVTKAAEKLGQSQPTISIWLARLRKELDDPLFTRSAEGMLPTPRAEALIGTARQALEMLRRLAELRPEFDPATAKRHFVICMTDASHITLLPAILAYVRRVAPGIRIEAAQIGGDTPRMLQSGEADLALGYISDLDAGHFQQALFPQDWVCLANAKHARIRDRITASDFRREAHVVIRSGTGHQLLADALQEQRIVLDVALELPGFLGLPAIIGTTDLIATLPRHIGETLAHYYGLRVLDCPLAIAGFTVKQYWHARFHHDPASQWLRDVCGELFQQQEVRGLHRSGRPKKRRPRDLPS, encoded by the coding sequence ATGAAGCACCAAGACGCCTCCGAGACGAACCTGCTGGAGCCGCGCCTGCTCCGGCTCTTCGACGCATTGTTCGCCACGGGCAGCGTTACCAAGGCGGCCGAGAAGCTCGGTCAAAGTCAGCCGACCATTTCGATCTGGCTGGCCCGCCTGCGCAAGGAGTTGGACGACCCGCTCTTCACTCGGTCGGCGGAGGGAATGCTGCCGACCCCGCGCGCCGAGGCGCTCATCGGCACGGCCAGACAGGCGTTGGAGATGCTGCGGCGTCTGGCGGAGCTTCGTCCCGAGTTTGATCCGGCGACGGCAAAGCGGCACTTTGTGATCTGCATGACGGATGCGAGCCACATCACGCTGCTTCCGGCCATCCTCGCCTACGTTCGTCGTGTTGCGCCGGGCATCCGAATCGAGGCGGCGCAGATCGGCGGCGATACCCCACGAATGCTGCAGTCTGGCGAGGCCGATCTGGCGCTCGGCTACATCTCGGACCTCGACGCCGGGCACTTCCAACAAGCGCTCTTTCCGCAGGATTGGGTCTGCCTGGCGAATGCAAAACATGCCCGGATCCGCGACCGCATCACCGCAAGTGATTTCAGGCGTGAGGCGCACGTCGTCATTCGCTCCGGCACCGGACATCAGTTGCTCGCGGACGCCCTACAGGAGCAGCGGATAGTCCTTGACGTTGCGCTCGAGCTACCGGGCTTTTTGGGGTTACCCGCAATCATCGGCACGACTGACCTGATCGCCACCCTTCCAAGGCACATCGGCGAAACGTTGGCTCACTATTACGGACTGCGCGTGCTCGACTGTCCGCTGGCGATCGCCGGCTTTACGGTGAAGCAATATTGGCACGCCCGCTTCCATCACGACCCGGCAAGCCAATGGTTGCGTGACGTGTGCGGTGAGCTCTTTCAACAGCAGGAAGTGCGGGGTCTACATCGTTCCGGGCGGCCAAAAAAACGAAGGCCACGCGATTTGCCGTCGTAA